One stretch of Xanthomonas sp. DAR 35659 DNA includes these proteins:
- the pqqC gene encoding pyrroloquinoline-quinone synthase PqqC encodes MSALLSPEQLETALRAIGARLYHDQHPFHALLHGGRLDRGQVQAWALNRYEYQRCIPLKDAAILARMDDPALRRIWRQRIVDHDGSADGEGGIARWLHLTDALGLDRDLVQSGRGLLPGTRFAVQAYLHFVREKSLLEAIASSLTELFAPGIIGHRVAGMLQHYDFVSREALAYFEHRLHEAPRDSDFALDYVKRHADTVEKQRLVQDALRFKCGVLWSQLDALHFAYVQPGVAWPDAFAPDAAQAAA; translated from the coding sequence GTGAGCGCCTTGCTGAGCCCCGAGCAACTGGAAACCGCGCTGCGCGCGATCGGCGCGCGCCTGTACCACGACCAGCATCCGTTTCACGCCCTGCTGCATGGCGGACGCCTGGACCGCGGCCAGGTCCAGGCCTGGGCGTTGAACCGCTACGAATACCAGCGCTGCATCCCGCTCAAGGACGCGGCGATCCTGGCGCGGATGGACGACCCGGCGCTGCGCCGGATCTGGCGCCAGCGCATCGTCGACCACGACGGCAGCGCCGACGGCGAAGGCGGTATCGCGCGCTGGCTGCACCTGACCGATGCCCTGGGACTGGACCGCGACCTGGTGCAGTCCGGCCGCGGCCTGCTGCCGGGCACCCGTTTCGCGGTGCAGGCCTACCTGCACTTCGTGCGCGAAAAGAGCCTGCTGGAGGCCATCGCCTCGTCGCTGACCGAGTTGTTCGCGCCGGGCATCATCGGCCACCGCGTCGCGGGTATGCTGCAGCACTACGATTTCGTCTCGCGCGAGGCGCTGGCCTACTTCGAGCACCGCCTGCACGAGGCACCGCGCGATTCGGACTTCGCCCTGGACTACGTCAAGCGCCACGCCGACACCGTGGAGAAGCAACGCCTGGTGCAGGACGCGCTGCGCTTCAAGTGCGGCGTGCTGTGGTCGCAACTGGATGCGCTGCACTTCGCCTACGTGCAGCCGGGCGTGGCCTGGCCGGATGCGTTCGCCCCGGACGCGGCACAGGCCGCCGCATGA
- the pqqB gene encoding pyrroloquinoline quinone biosynthesis protein PqqB, whose protein sequence is MHLIVVGSAAGGGHPQWNCHTPASQRAWHLHPGAQRRTQASIAVSADRQRWLLINASPDFRQQVLATPALWPQRDQRHSPIEAVLLTSGEIDHIAGLLSMRESQRFDLYASGRVLDLLAQNPVFDALHPAYVHRHAFALDTPLSLLGLQVTPFAVPGKVPLFMESRHSGDLAGADDETLGLTIDDGHHRIHYIPGCAALTDALRARLRGAELVFFDGTLWRDDELVQLGVSAKTGQRMGHMSIDGEAGTLRAFADLDVARKVFIHINTTNPILDANSPERGTVAAHGWDVAHDGMEIAL, encoded by the coding sequence ATGCATCTCATCGTAGTGGGATCGGCGGCCGGCGGGGGGCACCCGCAGTGGAACTGCCACACGCCCGCGAGCCAGCGGGCCTGGCACCTCCATCCGGGTGCCCAACGCCGCACCCAGGCCAGCATCGCGGTCAGCGCCGACCGCCAGCGCTGGCTGTTGATCAACGCCTCGCCCGATTTCCGCCAGCAAGTCCTGGCCACCCCGGCGCTGTGGCCGCAGCGCGACCAACGCCATTCCCCGATCGAGGCCGTGCTGCTGACCAGCGGCGAGATCGACCACATCGCCGGCCTGCTGTCGATGCGCGAGAGCCAGCGCTTCGACCTGTATGCCAGCGGCCGCGTGCTCGACCTGCTGGCGCAGAACCCGGTGTTCGACGCACTGCATCCGGCCTACGTGCACCGCCATGCCTTCGCCCTGGACACGCCGCTGTCGCTGCTGGGGCTACAGGTCACTCCGTTCGCGGTGCCGGGCAAGGTGCCGTTGTTCATGGAGAGCCGCCACAGTGGCGACCTGGCCGGTGCCGACGACGAAACCCTGGGCCTGACCATCGACGACGGCCACCACCGCATCCACTACATCCCCGGCTGCGCGGCGCTGACCGATGCCCTGCGCGCGCGCCTGCGCGGCGCCGAACTGGTGTTCTTCGACGGCACCCTGTGGCGCGACGACGAACTGGTGCAGCTCGGGGTCAGCGCCAAGACCGGCCAGCGCATGGGCCACATGAGCATCGACGGCGAAGCCGGCACGCTGCGCGCGTTCGCCGACCTGGACGTGGCGCGCAAGGTCTTCATCCACATCAACACCACCAATCCGATCCTCGACGCGAACTCCCCCGAGCGCGGCACCGTCGCCGCGCATGGCTGGGATGTGGCCCACGACGGCATGGAGATCGCGCTGTGA
- the pqqA gene encoding pyrroloquinoline quinone precursor peptide PqqA: MPMKKWNKPVIREICVGAEINCYASGEL, translated from the coding sequence ATGCCCATGAAGAAGTGGAACAAGCCCGTGATCCGCGAAATCTGCGTCGGCGCGGAAATCAACTGCTACGCCTCCGGCGAGCTTTGA
- a CDS encoding RelA/SpoT family protein, with protein MTHSSHSGLEALLQRPSAAALAPALREALLQAWQPQPQQEARAPWPVLADTLDALALLSADEAALLAALLFDLPGLRAQLPQLPVAPPARAQAVSGLLDGQDAADQVWALHAGREAGRNSEGLRRLLLSIVQDLRVVPILLARQLAKMRVADKAPEPERRALAQLTRDIHAPLANRLGIWQLKWELEDLAFRHLEPDTYRRIAREVDESRLARERYIEAVKKTLSKALAEQGLRAEISGRPKHIYSIWRKMQKKRLAFDQLYDLRAVRVMVDDVAACYAALGVVHALWAPVPSEFDDYIARPKANDYRSLHTAVVGPEGRTIEVQIRTHEMHAQAELGVAAHWKYKEGGKGAEKAFDRKITWMRQLLEQSQDGEQGGLAGALDAELVEDRVYALTPMGEVIDLPQGATPLDFAYHVHTMVGHRCRGAKVNNRIVPLTHKLRSGDRVEILTGKEAEPRRDWLLPANGYLASGRSRDKVRAWFHKLDRARNVQAGKDLLDRELKRLGLQHADLLPAAKKFHADGIEELYIQVALGDVGPSQVGRALHEAERAAAQPAAPALPRPTARRSGLAKSKFTVQGVGNLLVQLARCCQPVAGEPIAGYLTRTRGVTVHRGDCAAFARLAASSPQRVLPVEWGQAGGGYEVDVLVRAVDRRWLLKDITNLIAQEEAHVLEINSDNVRDSGRAQLRLRLKVGDYGQLSTLLGKLDALPGVHEARRLG; from the coding sequence TTGACCCACTCTTCCCATTCCGGCCTGGAGGCGCTGCTGCAGCGCCCGTCGGCGGCCGCCCTGGCCCCGGCCCTGCGCGAGGCCCTGCTGCAGGCCTGGCAGCCGCAGCCGCAGCAGGAGGCGCGCGCACCGTGGCCGGTGCTGGCCGACACCCTGGATGCGCTGGCCCTGCTGTCCGCCGACGAGGCGGCGCTGCTGGCGGCGCTGCTGTTCGACCTGCCGGGCTTGCGCGCGCAGTTGCCGCAACTGCCGGTCGCGCCGCCGGCGCGGGCGCAGGCGGTGAGCGGCCTGCTCGACGGGCAGGACGCGGCCGACCAGGTGTGGGCGCTGCACGCCGGGCGCGAGGCCGGGCGCAACAGCGAGGGCCTGCGCCGGCTGCTGTTGTCGATCGTGCAGGACCTGCGCGTGGTGCCGATCCTGTTGGCGCGGCAACTGGCGAAGATGCGCGTGGCCGACAAGGCGCCGGAGCCGGAGCGCCGCGCGCTGGCGCAGCTGACCCGCGACATCCATGCGCCGCTGGCCAACCGCCTGGGCATCTGGCAGTTGAAGTGGGAACTGGAGGATCTGGCGTTCCGGCACCTGGAGCCGGACACCTACCGGCGCATCGCGCGCGAGGTGGACGAGAGCCGGCTGGCGCGCGAGCGCTACATCGAGGCGGTCAAGAAGACCCTGTCCAAGGCGCTGGCCGAGCAGGGCCTGCGCGCGGAGATCAGCGGGCGGCCCAAGCACATCTACAGCATCTGGCGGAAGATGCAGAAGAAGCGCCTGGCCTTCGACCAACTGTACGATCTGCGCGCGGTACGGGTGATGGTCGACGACGTCGCCGCCTGCTACGCCGCGCTGGGCGTGGTGCATGCGCTGTGGGCGCCGGTGCCCAGCGAGTTCGACGACTACATCGCCCGGCCCAAGGCCAACGACTACCGTTCGCTGCACACCGCCGTGGTCGGCCCGGAAGGGCGCACGATCGAGGTGCAGATCCGCACCCACGAGATGCACGCGCAGGCCGAGCTGGGCGTGGCCGCGCACTGGAAGTACAAGGAAGGCGGCAAGGGCGCGGAGAAGGCCTTCGATCGCAAGATCACCTGGATGCGGCAGCTGCTGGAACAGTCGCAGGACGGCGAGCAGGGTGGCCTGGCCGGCGCGCTGGACGCCGAACTGGTCGAGGACCGGGTCTACGCGCTGACCCCGATGGGCGAGGTAATCGACCTGCCGCAGGGCGCCACGCCGCTGGATTTCGCCTACCACGTGCACACCATGGTCGGGCACCGCTGCCGCGGCGCCAAGGTCAACAACCGCATCGTGCCGCTGACCCACAAGCTGCGCAGCGGCGACCGCGTGGAGATCCTCACCGGCAAGGAGGCCGAGCCGCGCCGCGACTGGCTACTGCCGGCCAACGGTTACCTGGCCAGCGGCCGCTCGCGCGACAAGGTGCGGGCCTGGTTCCACAAGCTCGACCGCGCGCGCAACGTGCAGGCCGGCAAGGACCTGCTCGATCGCGAACTCAAGCGCCTGGGGCTGCAGCACGCGGACCTGCTGCCGGCGGCGAAGAAATTCCATGCCGATGGCATCGAGGAGTTGTACATCCAGGTTGCGCTGGGCGATGTCGGCCCCAGCCAGGTCGGGCGCGCGCTGCACGAGGCCGAGCGCGCCGCGGCGCAGCCGGCCGCGCCGGCGCTGCCGCGGCCGACCGCGCGGCGCAGCGGGCTGGCCAAGTCGAAGTTCACCGTGCAGGGCGTCGGCAATCTGCTGGTGCAACTGGCGCGCTGCTGCCAGCCGGTGGCCGGCGAGCCGATCGCCGGCTACCTGACCCGGACCCGCGGCGTCACCGTGCACCGCGGCGACTGCGCCGCCTTCGCCCGGCTCGCCGCGAGCAGCCCGCAGCGCGTGCTGCCGGTGGAGTGGGGCCAGGCCGGCGGCGGCTACGAGGTGGACGTGCTGGTGCGCGCGGTGGACCGGCGCTGGCTGCTCAAGGACATCACCAACCTGATTGCGCAGGAGGAGGCGCACGTGCTGGAGATCAACAGCGACAACGTGCGCGACAGCGGTCGCGCGCAGTTGCGGCTGCGCTTGAAGGTCGGCGACTACGGGCAGCTGTCCACGCTGCTGGGCAAGCTCGACGCGCTGCCGGGCGTGCACGAGGCGCGGCGCCTGGGCTGA
- a CDS encoding glycosyltransferase, which produces MSMSWANARYALSRLSGLLRRGLASLRTRGWRSTWQRVRVHAQPLPPPRRALFTVAPQPFAPFAVPDSDAPLASIVIPVYNHAAHTLACLRALAAHPPAAACEILAIDDGSSDETVQWLPQIQGLHYHVRARNGGFIATCNDGAARARGRYLVFLNNDTVPQPGWLDALLDTFTQEPRAGLVTAQLLYPDGRLQEAGGVVFADGSAWSYGRFESPDDPRYAYLRDIDYGAGAALAIARERFLALGGFDTRYMPAYYEDTDLAFAVRAAGLRTLLQPASQVVHDEGTSNGTDTSTGIKAYQVRNRGVFADKWAGVLARQLAPGTTPTPAQLHRHQRQVLIIDEALPQPDRDSASLRQLNLIRLLLQEGAHVVLVPSGREYASRHSEALQRLGVEVWYAPYLKSLTGFLLEHGARFHAVLLVRHHVAHACLPLLRRFAPQARRLFDTVDLHYLRERRGAELAGDARLLREAERTRARELEVMAQVDVTVLVSEVERAQLQHEAPQVRTALISNLHEVAGPGLPWAQRRDLVFVGGFRHAPNADAVRWFLQEVFPPLRALLPDVRFHCIGADMPEDLHRLGAATPGVELLGYVPDIAPYMDTMRIAVAPLRFGAGVKGKVNLSMAHGQPVVATPCAVEGMHLRHGEDVLIADGAAQFVAALAQLYTDEALWNRLAGNGLRNIATHFSLDAARATVREVFLD; this is translated from the coding sequence ATGTCGATGTCCTGGGCGAATGCGCGCTACGCCCTGAGCCGCCTGAGCGGCCTGCTCCGCCGCGGCCTGGCGAGCCTGCGCACGCGCGGCTGGCGCAGCACCTGGCAGCGCGTGCGGGTGCACGCGCAGCCGCTGCCGCCACCGCGGCGGGCGCTGTTCACGGTCGCGCCGCAGCCGTTCGCGCCCTTCGCGGTGCCGGACAGCGACGCGCCGCTGGCGAGCATCGTGATCCCGGTCTACAACCACGCCGCGCATACCCTGGCGTGCCTGCGCGCGCTGGCCGCGCACCCGCCGGCGGCGGCCTGCGAGATCCTGGCGATCGACGACGGCAGCAGCGACGAGACCGTGCAGTGGCTGCCGCAGATCCAGGGCCTGCACTACCACGTGCGTGCGCGCAACGGCGGCTTCATCGCCACCTGCAACGACGGCGCGGCGCGCGCGCGCGGCCGCTACCTGGTGTTCCTCAACAACGACACGGTGCCGCAGCCGGGCTGGCTGGACGCGCTGCTGGACACCTTCACGCAAGAGCCAAGGGCCGGCCTGGTCACCGCGCAACTGCTGTACCCGGACGGGCGCCTGCAGGAGGCCGGCGGCGTGGTGTTCGCCGACGGCAGCGCCTGGAGCTACGGCCGCTTCGAATCGCCGGACGATCCGCGCTACGCCTACCTGCGCGACATCGACTACGGCGCCGGCGCGGCGCTGGCGATCGCGCGCGAACGTTTCCTCGCGCTGGGCGGCTTCGACACGCGCTACATGCCGGCCTACTACGAGGACACCGACCTCGCCTTCGCCGTGCGCGCCGCCGGCCTGCGCACGCTGCTGCAGCCGGCCAGTCAGGTGGTGCACGACGAGGGCACCAGCAACGGCACCGATACCAGCACCGGCATCAAGGCCTACCAGGTGCGCAACCGCGGCGTGTTCGCCGACAAGTGGGCCGGCGTGCTGGCCCGGCAGCTGGCCCCGGGCACCACGCCGACGCCCGCGCAGTTGCACCGGCACCAGCGCCAGGTGCTGATCATCGACGAGGCGCTGCCGCAGCCGGACCGCGACTCGGCCTCGCTGCGCCAGCTCAACCTGATCCGCCTGCTGCTGCAGGAAGGCGCGCACGTGGTGCTGGTGCCCAGCGGCCGCGAATACGCCAGCCGCCACAGCGAGGCGCTGCAGCGGCTCGGCGTGGAGGTGTGGTACGCGCCCTACCTCAAGAGCCTGACCGGCTTCCTGCTGGAGCACGGCGCGCGCTTCCATGCCGTGCTGCTGGTGCGCCACCACGTCGCCCACGCCTGCCTGCCGCTGCTGCGCCGCTTCGCGCCGCAGGCGCGGCGGCTGTTCGACACCGTGGACCTGCATTACCTGCGCGAACGCCGCGGCGCCGAGCTGGCCGGCGACGCGCGCCTGCTGCGCGAAGCCGAGCGCACCCGCGCGCGCGAGCTGGAGGTGATGGCCCAGGTCGACGTCACCGTCCTGGTCAGCGAGGTCGAGCGCGCGCAGTTGCAGCACGAGGCGCCGCAGGTGCGCACCGCGCTGATCTCCAACCTGCACGAAGTGGCCGGGCCGGGCCTGCCGTGGGCGCAACGGCGCGACCTGGTGTTCGTCGGCGGCTTCCGCCACGCGCCCAACGCGGACGCGGTGCGCTGGTTCCTGCAGGAGGTGTTCCCGCCGCTGCGCGCGCTGTTGCCGGACGTGCGCTTCCATTGCATCGGCGCCGACATGCCCGAGGACCTCCACCGCCTCGGCGCGGCCACGCCCGGGGTGGAACTGCTCGGCTACGTGCCGGATATCGCGCCCTACATGGACACGATGCGCATCGCGGTGGCGCCGCTGCGCTTCGGCGCCGGGGTCAAGGGCAAGGTCAACCTGAGCATGGCGCACGGCCAGCCGGTGGTGGCCACGCCGTGCGCGGTGGAAGGCATGCACCTGCGGCATGGCGAGGACGTGCTGATCGCCGACGGCGCCGCGCAGTTCGTCGCCGCGCTGGCGCAGCTGTACACCGACGAGGCGCTGTGGAACCGGCTCGCCGGCAACGGCCTGCGCAACATCGCCACGCATTTCTCGCTGGATGCGGCACGCGCCACGGTGCGCGAGGTGTTTTTGGATTAG